Proteins encoded together in one Amblyomma americanum isolate KBUSLIRL-KWMA chromosome 1, ASM5285725v1, whole genome shotgun sequence window:
- the LOC144136433 gene encoding uncharacterized protein LOC144136433 has protein sequence MDKSLGGLSALVASLLLLLSGHAAEAAPGYGGYGGHVSIKVYRGPSHGHGYHSFAPFGYHVHLPPDNHGYHG, from the coding sequence GGTGGGCTGTCGGCGCTGGTGGCCagcctgctgctcctgctgagcGGCCACGCGGCGGAGGCAGCCCCCGGCTACGGCGGCTACGGGGGCCACGTCAGTATCAAGGTGTACCGCGGCCCGTCGCACGGCCACGGCTACCACTCGTTCGCGCCCTTCGGCTACCACGTCCACCTGCCACCCGACAACCACGGCTACCACGGATAA